One Arvicanthis niloticus isolate mArvNil1 chromosome 3, mArvNil1.pat.X, whole genome shotgun sequence DNA segment encodes these proteins:
- the Phyhip gene encoding phytanoyl-CoA hydroxylase-interacting protein codes for MELLSTPHSIEINNITCDSFRISWAMEDSDLERVTHYFIDLNKKENKNSNKFKHRDVPTKLVAKAVPLPMTVRGHWFLSPRTEYSVAVQTAVKQSDGEYLVSGWSETVEFCTGDYAKEHLAQLQEKAEQIAGRMLRFSVFYRNHHKEYFQHARTHCGNVLQPYLKDNSGSHGSPTSGMLHGVFFSCNTEFNTGQPPQDSPYGRWRFQIPAQRLFNPSTNLYFADFYCMYTAYHYAILVLAPKGSLGDRFCRDRLPLLDIACNKFLTCSVEDGELIFRHAQDLILEIIYTEPVDLSLGTLGEISGHQLMSLSTADAKKDPSCKTCNISVGR; via the exons ATGGAGCTGCTGTCTACCCCCCACAGCATCGAGATCAACAATATCACCTGTGACTCTTTCCGTATCTCCTGGGCCATGGAAGACAGTGACCTGGAGAGGGTAACCCATTATTTTATTGACTTGAACAAGAAGGAAAATAAGAATTCCAACAAGTTCAAGCACCGG gatGTTCCCACCAAGCTTGTGGCCAAGGCCGTGCCTCTGCCCATGACAGTGAGAGGCCACTGGTTCCTGAGTCCCCGGACAGAGTACAGTGTGGCGGTGCAGACAGCAGTGAAGCAGAGTGATGGAGAATACCTGGTGTCCGGCTGGAGTGAGACTGTGGAGTTCTGCACTGGGG ACTATGCCAAGGAGCACCTTGCCCAGCTGCAGGAGAAGGCTGAGCAGATCGCTGGCCGCATGCTCCGCTTCTCTGTGTTCTACCGCAACCATCACAAGGAGTACTTCCAGCATGCCAG GACCCACTGTGGGAATGTACTGCAGCCTTACCTGAAGGACAACAGTGGAAGCCACGGCTCCCCCACCAGTGGCATGCTGCATGGCGTCTTCTTCAGCTGCAACACGGAGTTCAACACAGGCCAGCCCCCCCAGGACTCCCCTTATGGCCGCTGGCGTTTCCAGATCCCTGCCCAGCGCCTCTTCAACCCCAGCACCAACCTCTACTTTGCGGACTTCTACTGTATGTACACAGCCTACCACTATGCCATCCTGGTGCTGGCACCCAAAGGCTCCCTGGGGGACCGCTTCTGTCGTGACCGTCTGCCCCTCCTGGACATTGCCTGCAACAAGTTCCTGACCTGCAGTGTGGAGGATGGAGAGCTGATCTTCCGTCATGCTCAGGATCTCATCCTGGAGATCATCTACACCGAGCCTGTCGACCTGTCCCTGGGCACCCTGGGAGAAATCAGTGGGCACCAGCTCATGAGCCTGTccactgctgatgccaagaaagaTCCCAGCTGCAAGACCTGCAACATCAGTGTGGGCCGCTAG